In Scophthalmus maximus strain ysfricsl-2021 chromosome 16, ASM2237912v1, whole genome shotgun sequence, the following proteins share a genomic window:
- the LOC118287453 gene encoding probable crossover junction endonuclease EME2 isoform X2 codes for MSVLRRAETWEISESEEETDVETKPDSKLSDSGRTTTTEAEHHPSSNHKRKTPSATGSTSGQTSALAPPRPHGSVAASPARKRRTREEVEADRQRAGERKEERERQRAAKAREKEERRQEQQRRREAAEELRSVRPENCLKSLTVRIDPALLQQDGSDILLDSLAAFEWRFSIESQQLPHSITWTRDLPQQGGGGMGSVEEEQVVLLLGLTDFLDMVICVKKMLDSEGDETGMGSFLGPLFEVLNRDAKKDVTLLMTDSHPGQGTNVCHVQCDLGMGNLNVEEVLVYLQLCKNISVVFLNGWQEVTNHVCAVTKALSKRPFKLLTERVELPFCVDGSWASGARVERDGSGLIQVWCKQIQQLNRVSPAVASTVTAAYPSPQLLLQAYQSLGSEEERKGLLAGLLVKSGGKERRLGPEMSARVYRCFTAQNPQLVLD; via the exons ATGTCCGTCTTGCGACGAGCGGAGACTTGGGAGATATCTGAgtctgaggaggaaacagacgTCGAGACGAAACCCGATTCAAAACTCAGCGACAGCGGTCGAACAACGACCACAGAGGCAGAGCATCATCCGAGTTCAAACCACAAACGCAAAACCCCGTCGGCAACGGGAAGCACATCAGGCCAAACTTCTGCTCTGGCCCCTCCGCGGCCACACGGGTCCGTCGCCGCAAGTCCTGCGAGGAAACGCCGCActcgggaggaagtggaggcggacagacagagagccggggagaggaaggaggagcgggagagacagagagcagccaAGGCCCGGGAGAAGGAGGAGCGGaggcaggagcagcagcggaggagagaagcTGCGGAGGAACTGAGGAGTGTGAGGCCGGAGAACTGCCTCAAGAGTCTGACTGTGCGCATCGATCCAG CTCTTCTGCAGCAGGATGGCTCAGACATCTTGCTTGACTCCCTGGCTGCCTTTGAGTGGAGGTTTAGCATCGAGAGCCAGCAGCTTCCTCACAGCATCACCTGGACCAGAGATTTGCCTCAG CAGGGAGGAGGTGGCATGGgttcagtggaggaggagcaagtggtgctgctgctgggtctGACTGACTTCCTGGACATGGTGATCTGTGTGAAGAAA ATGCTCGACAGTGAGGGGGACGAGACAGGGATGGGATCTTTTCTCGGTCCTCTTTTTGAAGTGCTTAACCGTGATGCCAAGAAGGATGTGACTCTCTTAATGACAGACTCTCATCCAGGTCAAGG GACAAATGTTTGTCACGTGCAGTGCGACCTGGGAATGGGAAATCTGAATGTTGAGGAG GTTCTTGTTTACTTGCAGCTCTGCAAGAATATCTCAGTGGTTTTCCTGAATGGCTGGCAGGAGGTCACTAACCATGTGTGTGCTGTCACCAAGGCCTTATCAAAACGCCCTTTCAA ACTCCTGACCGAGCGAGTGGAGCTGCCCTTCTGTGTGGACGGGTCGTGGGCCAGCGGGGCTCGGGTAGAGAGGGATGGCTCGGGACTAATTCAGGTCTGGTGTAAACAGATCCAGCAGCTGAACAGAGTTAGCCCTGCTGTTGCCTCCACTGTGACTGCAGCCTATCCGTCCCCTCAGCTCCTGCTGCAG GCGTACCAGAGCTtggggtcagaggaggagaggaaggggctgCTGGCTGGTCTCTTGGTAAAAAGTGGAGGTAAGGAGAGACGTTTAGGACCAGAGATGTCAGCCAGAGTTTACCGATGCTTCACGGCTCAGAACCCGCAGCTGGTCCTCGACTAA
- the LOC118287452 gene encoding SPRY domain-containing SOCS box protein 3-like, giving the protein MSHCKTVYRTTAVRAAMLRRGRNGRARAWAWSESRQETDAMAGIQTLDREEWEGPTTTQISDEESEVDYPARPQSVSEVVASPSTVPVIGESFCQCERLEALGPGIALNSDCLCGEEDQSFDWVWDELYKSSGALLSCDNRKVSFHSDYSCGTSAIRGTKELSDGQHFWEVKMTSPVYGTDMMVGIGTSEVNLERFKYSFGSLLGHDDDSLGLSYTGLLQHQGHKVKFSSRFGQGSIIGVHLDTWHGTLTFYKNRHCIGVAATRLPRNKFYPMVCSTAAKSSMKVIRACYTRTSLQYLCCAQLRQMLPCCPDIVSALELPPGLRTVLHTQLGWVFTLSSSSPEASEQHGDWPEDFHEETSLPSSPSPSPSPIPSPASILSACSSLSPCTSPLPDTVSYQCPCQTSPQTQPCTCHCPPTPPSSDYDSCCSEPEDYQCKRCRWT; this is encoded by the exons ATGAGTCACTGCAAGACAGTGTACAGGACGACTGCTGTAAG AGCTGCCATGCTGAGAAGAGGCAGAAATGGCCGGGCTCGCGCTTGGGCCTGGAGCGAATCACGACAAGAGACAGATGCCATGGCAGGGATCCAGACACTGGACAGAGAGGAGTGGGAAGGCCCGACGACGACACAG ATCAGTGACGAGGAGTCTGAAGTGGATTACCCCGCACGTCCCCAGAGCGTCTCAGAGGTGGTGGCCTCACCCAGCACGGTACCGGTGATAGGAGAGTCTTTCTGCCAGTGTGAGCGACTGGAAGCTCTCGGCCCTGGAATCGCTCTTAACAGTGACTGCCTCTGCGGAGAGGAGGATCAGA GTTTTGACTGGGTATGGGACGAGCTGTACAAGTCGTCCGGAGCCCTCCTCAGCTGTGACAACAGGAAAGTGAGCTTTCACTCGGACTACAGCTGCGGCACGTCTGCCATACGCGGCACCAAGGAGCTGTCAGACGGCCAACACTTCTGGGAAGTGAAGATGACCTCTCCTGTCTATGGAACCGATATG ATGGTGGGAATTGGAACTTCGGAGGTAAATCTGGAGAGGTTCAAATACAGCTTTGGCAGCCTGCTGGGCCATGATGACGATAGTTTGGGGCTTTCCTACACAG GTCTCCTCCAGCACCAAGGGCACAAAGTGAAGTTCTCCTCTCGTTTTGGACAAGGCTCCATCATTGGAGTGCACCTCGACACCTGGCATGGCACCCTGACCTTTTACAAGAATCGGCACTGCATAG GAGTTGCTGCCACGAGGCTGCCCAGAAATAAGTTCTACCCCATGGTGTGCTCCACAGCAGCCAAGAGCAGTATGAAGGTGATCCGTGCCTGCTATACACGCACCTCCCTGCAATACCTTTGCTGTGCCCAGCTCCGCCAAATGTTGCCCTGCTGCCCGGACATAGTTAGTGCTCTGGAGTTGCCCCCAGGCCTGCGCACCGTCCTTCACACACAGCTAGGCTGGGTCTTcaccctcagcagcagcagccctgaaGCCTCGGAGCAGCACGGGGACTGGCCCGAGGACTTCCACGAGGAGACGAGCCTGCCTtccagccccagccccagccccagccccaTCCCGAGCCCGGCATCCATCCTGAGTGCCTGCTCCTCCCTGAGCCCCTGCACCAGTCCTTTGCCTGACACAGTCTCATACCAGTGTCCATGTCAGACGTCACCTCAAACTCAACCCTGCACTTGCCACTGCCCACCAACTCCTCCCAGCAGCGACTAcgacagctgctgctctgagccAGAGGATTACCAATGCAAAAGATGCCGCTGGACATGA
- the mfsd1l gene encoding major facilitator superfamily domain-containing protein 1 isoform X1, translated as MAQPAEKAYYRFMVLFFNCLLTFGSYFCFDIPSVLQDQFQGNLTCPNATVINGTVECVLGLGMSPQQYNLLYAIYAWTNAVVVIIAGFLIDKLGNRFGVFLFSSLCVLGSSLFALGSHLKGTPYLLPLMLTGRLLFGSGNGSLTIVQNRITAFWFKGKELALAFGLTLAFSRLGSVLNFFFTQKFEENYGMQWTLWGGALLCVLGFLSAILVSTLDKIGMRQLGLDGTIQEESRKVRIQDVKLLSLRYWLLVLTIMFFYNGIFPFIADASKFIQDKYNGYSQKEAAYIAGAVYDSSLVLSASVGILIDFVGLRGIFALTCAVLTLPVFGLLAFTFVPPLVSTIWLGVTYSFAAASMWPSIPLVVPQATLGTAMGMATSIQMVGIGVSNLVVGQILGTKSSETKIPLWRWQRMMIFMLANTISCIVTSVLLNVVDHRQGGTLNKTTKRSEQAERDSDTEPLNQGEEEPNDDEDDGAVRSRSINS; from the exons atggcGCAGCCGGCGGAGAAAG caTATTATCGCTTCATGGTGCTGTTCTTCAACTGCCTGCTGACGTTTGGCTCCTACTTCTGCTTTGACATCCCCAGTGTTCTGCAGGATCAGTTCCAAGGG AATCTGACATGTCCCAATGCGACAGTGATCAATGGGAcggtggagtgtgtgttgggaCTGGGGATGAGCCCTCAGCAGTACAATCTTCTCTATGCCATCTACGCTTGGAC GAATGCAGTTGTGGTTATCATCGCTGGGTTTCTGATTGACAAATTGGGAAACCGCT TcggtgtgtttctgttctcttctctgtgCGTGTTGGGCTCGTCGCTGTTTGCACTGGGGTCCCACCTCAAAGGAACTCCCTATCTGCTGCCACTAATGCTCACAGGCCGACTGCTGTTCGGATCAGGCAACGGATCTCTGACCA TCGTTCAGAACCGCATCACAGCCTTCTGGTTCAAAGGGAAGGAGCTGGCCCTGGCCTTCGGACTGACCCTGGCTTTCTCACGCCTGGGTTCTGTCCTGAACTTCTTCTTCACCCAGAAGTTTGAGGAAAATTATGGCATGCAGTGGACGCTCTGGGGTG gtgCACTTTTATGTGTGCTGGGCTTTTTGTCAGCCATCCTAGTCAGTACACTGGACAAGATTGGAATGAGGCAGCTGGGTCTTGATGGAACCATCCAAGAGGAGTCTCGCAAAGTG aGAATACAGGATGTTAAGCTCCTGTCGTTAAGATACTGGCTACTGGTTCTCACCATCATGTTCTTCTACAATGGCATCTTTCCCTTTATTGCAGATGCCAG TAAGTTCATTCAAGATAAGTACAACGGCTACAGTCAGAAGGAGGCAGCCTATATCGCTGGGGCAGTGTATGACAGCTCACTGGTCCTCTCAGCCAGCGTGGGCATTCTCATA GATTTTGTGGGTCTGCGGGGCATTTTTGCGTTGACCTGTGCCGTCCTCACGCTGCCCGTGTTCGGACTCCTGGCCTTCACCTTCGTCCCTCCTCTGGTCTCCACCATATGGCTGGGAGTCACTTACTCCTTCGCTGCT GCGAGCATGTGGCCATCCATACCCCTAGTTGTACCTCAGGCGACCCTGGGAACAGCCATGGGCATGGCCACCTCCATACAGATGGTTGGGATCGGGGTGTCCAATCTGGTTGTAGGACAAATTTTAGGCACCAAATCTAG TGAAACCAAGATTCCATTGTGGCGTTGGCAGAGGATGATGATCTTCATGTTGGCCAACACCATCAGCTGCATCGTCACCTCGGTGCTGCTCAACGTTGTCGACCACAGACAG GGCGGGACCCTGAACAAGACGACGAAGAGGTCAGAGCAGGCGGAGAGAGACTCTGACACAGAGCCTCTCAAccagggagaggaagagccGAATGACGACGAGGACGATGGGGCCGTCCGATCTCGTTCAATCAACTCATGA
- the mfsd1l gene encoding major facilitator superfamily domain-containing protein 1 isoform X2: protein MVLFFNCLLTFGSYFCFDIPSVLQDQFQGNLTCPNATVINGTVECVLGLGMSPQQYNLLYAIYAWTNAVVVIIAGFLIDKLGNRFGVFLFSSLCVLGSSLFALGSHLKGTPYLLPLMLTGRLLFGSGNGSLTIVQNRITAFWFKGKELALAFGLTLAFSRLGSVLNFFFTQKFEENYGMQWTLWGGALLCVLGFLSAILVSTLDKIGMRQLGLDGTIQEESRKVRIQDVKLLSLRYWLLVLTIMFFYNGIFPFIADASKFIQDKYNGYSQKEAAYIAGAVYDSSLVLSASVGILIDFVGLRGIFALTCAVLTLPVFGLLAFTFVPPLVSTIWLGVTYSFAAASMWPSIPLVVPQATLGTAMGMATSIQMVGIGVSNLVVGQILGTKSSETKIPLWRWQRMMIFMLANTISCIVTSVLLNVVDHRQGGTLNKTTKRSEQAERDSDTEPLNQGEEEPNDDEDDGAVRSRSINS, encoded by the exons ATGGTGCTGTTCTTCAACTGCCTGCTGACGTTTGGCTCCTACTTCTGCTTTGACATCCCCAGTGTTCTGCAGGATCAGTTCCAAGGG AATCTGACATGTCCCAATGCGACAGTGATCAATGGGAcggtggagtgtgtgttgggaCTGGGGATGAGCCCTCAGCAGTACAATCTTCTCTATGCCATCTACGCTTGGAC GAATGCAGTTGTGGTTATCATCGCTGGGTTTCTGATTGACAAATTGGGAAACCGCT TcggtgtgtttctgttctcttctctgtgCGTGTTGGGCTCGTCGCTGTTTGCACTGGGGTCCCACCTCAAAGGAACTCCCTATCTGCTGCCACTAATGCTCACAGGCCGACTGCTGTTCGGATCAGGCAACGGATCTCTGACCA TCGTTCAGAACCGCATCACAGCCTTCTGGTTCAAAGGGAAGGAGCTGGCCCTGGCCTTCGGACTGACCCTGGCTTTCTCACGCCTGGGTTCTGTCCTGAACTTCTTCTTCACCCAGAAGTTTGAGGAAAATTATGGCATGCAGTGGACGCTCTGGGGTG gtgCACTTTTATGTGTGCTGGGCTTTTTGTCAGCCATCCTAGTCAGTACACTGGACAAGATTGGAATGAGGCAGCTGGGTCTTGATGGAACCATCCAAGAGGAGTCTCGCAAAGTG aGAATACAGGATGTTAAGCTCCTGTCGTTAAGATACTGGCTACTGGTTCTCACCATCATGTTCTTCTACAATGGCATCTTTCCCTTTATTGCAGATGCCAG TAAGTTCATTCAAGATAAGTACAACGGCTACAGTCAGAAGGAGGCAGCCTATATCGCTGGGGCAGTGTATGACAGCTCACTGGTCCTCTCAGCCAGCGTGGGCATTCTCATA GATTTTGTGGGTCTGCGGGGCATTTTTGCGTTGACCTGTGCCGTCCTCACGCTGCCCGTGTTCGGACTCCTGGCCTTCACCTTCGTCCCTCCTCTGGTCTCCACCATATGGCTGGGAGTCACTTACTCCTTCGCTGCT GCGAGCATGTGGCCATCCATACCCCTAGTTGTACCTCAGGCGACCCTGGGAACAGCCATGGGCATGGCCACCTCCATACAGATGGTTGGGATCGGGGTGTCCAATCTGGTTGTAGGACAAATTTTAGGCACCAAATCTAG TGAAACCAAGATTCCATTGTGGCGTTGGCAGAGGATGATGATCTTCATGTTGGCCAACACCATCAGCTGCATCGTCACCTCGGTGCTGCTCAACGTTGTCGACCACAGACAG GGCGGGACCCTGAACAAGACGACGAAGAGGTCAGAGCAGGCGGAGAGAGACTCTGACACAGAGCCTCTCAAccagggagaggaagagccGAATGACGACGAGGACGATGGGGCCGTCCGATCTCGTTCAATCAACTCATGA
- the LOC118287453 gene encoding probable crossover junction endonuclease EME2 isoform X1, whose amino-acid sequence MSVLRRAETWEISESEEETDVETKPDSKLSDSGRTTTTEAEHHPSSNHKRKTPSATGSTSGQTSALAPPRPHGSVAASPARKRRTREEVEADRQRAGERKEERERQRAAKAREKEERRQEQQRRREAAEELRSVRPENCLKSLTVRIDPALLQQDGSDILLDSLAAFEWRFSIESQQLPHSITWTRDLPQFQQGGGGMGSVEEEQVVLLLGLTDFLDMVICVKKMLDSEGDETGMGSFLGPLFEVLNRDAKKDVTLLMTDSHPGQGTNVCHVQCDLGMGNLNVEEVLVYLQLCKNISVVFLNGWQEVTNHVCAVTKALSKRPFKLLTERVELPFCVDGSWASGARVERDGSGLIQVWCKQIQQLNRVSPAVASTVTAAYPSPQLLLQAYQSLGSEEERKGLLAGLLVKSGGKERRLGPEMSARVYRCFTAQNPQLVLD is encoded by the exons ATGTCCGTCTTGCGACGAGCGGAGACTTGGGAGATATCTGAgtctgaggaggaaacagacgTCGAGACGAAACCCGATTCAAAACTCAGCGACAGCGGTCGAACAACGACCACAGAGGCAGAGCATCATCCGAGTTCAAACCACAAACGCAAAACCCCGTCGGCAACGGGAAGCACATCAGGCCAAACTTCTGCTCTGGCCCCTCCGCGGCCACACGGGTCCGTCGCCGCAAGTCCTGCGAGGAAACGCCGCActcgggaggaagtggaggcggacagacagagagccggggagaggaaggaggagcgggagagacagagagcagccaAGGCCCGGGAGAAGGAGGAGCGGaggcaggagcagcagcggaggagagaagcTGCGGAGGAACTGAGGAGTGTGAGGCCGGAGAACTGCCTCAAGAGTCTGACTGTGCGCATCGATCCAG CTCTTCTGCAGCAGGATGGCTCAGACATCTTGCTTGACTCCCTGGCTGCCTTTGAGTGGAGGTTTAGCATCGAGAGCCAGCAGCTTCCTCACAGCATCACCTGGACCAGAGATTTGCCTCAG tttcagCAGGGAGGAGGTGGCATGGgttcagtggaggaggagcaagtggtgctgctgctgggtctGACTGACTTCCTGGACATGGTGATCTGTGTGAAGAAA ATGCTCGACAGTGAGGGGGACGAGACAGGGATGGGATCTTTTCTCGGTCCTCTTTTTGAAGTGCTTAACCGTGATGCCAAGAAGGATGTGACTCTCTTAATGACAGACTCTCATCCAGGTCAAGG GACAAATGTTTGTCACGTGCAGTGCGACCTGGGAATGGGAAATCTGAATGTTGAGGAG GTTCTTGTTTACTTGCAGCTCTGCAAGAATATCTCAGTGGTTTTCCTGAATGGCTGGCAGGAGGTCACTAACCATGTGTGTGCTGTCACCAAGGCCTTATCAAAACGCCCTTTCAA ACTCCTGACCGAGCGAGTGGAGCTGCCCTTCTGTGTGGACGGGTCGTGGGCCAGCGGGGCTCGGGTAGAGAGGGATGGCTCGGGACTAATTCAGGTCTGGTGTAAACAGATCCAGCAGCTGAACAGAGTTAGCCCTGCTGTTGCCTCCACTGTGACTGCAGCCTATCCGTCCCCTCAGCTCCTGCTGCAG GCGTACCAGAGCTtggggtcagaggaggagaggaaggggctgCTGGCTGGTCTCTTGGTAAAAAGTGGAGGTAAGGAGAGACGTTTAGGACCAGAGATGTCAGCCAGAGTTTACCGATGCTTCACGGCTCAGAACCCGCAGCTGGTCCTCGACTAA